In Polyodon spathula isolate WHYD16114869_AA unplaced genomic scaffold, ASM1765450v1 scaffolds_829, whole genome shotgun sequence, the DNA window CTCCTCTGAGTATCACCCTGCTCTGACCTGCTCTCCTCCCCTTCCAGCAGCTTCCTGTAGGTGGCGATCTCGATATCCAGCGCCATCTTCACGTTGAGCAGGTCCTGGTATTCCCGCAGGTGCCGGGACATCTCCTCCTTCAGGTGTCGGATCTCCTGCTCCAGCCGGGACACGTTCTCCTGGTAACCGACCGCCTCCACACTGAACTGCTCCTCCATCTCGCGCATCTGCCGCAGGAGAGCCTCGTTctgggggagagggaggggcttGTGAGGTTAGACCCCGGCCCCGCGCCAGGCACTGTGGAAGTGTACTGTGGAAGTGTGGAATACAAGTCTGCAGAGGTTAAGTCTACATAATTCTCTAGTTAGAATACTGTGTGCTGTTCTGGTcacttcactacaaaaaatacTGGAGAAGGTACAGACGGGCAgcgaggctgatcccaggactgaatgacatGAGCGACGAGAAAAGGTAAAACTAATGAAATCTCACcagcccagaaaaaaaagaagtgaaaaacgGGAcctgattgaagtctttaaaatcagaaATGGCAGAGAAACGGCGATACAGAGCAACGGCAGAGATACATAAATGGAAGCTAAGTAAAAGTTCAGAATGGAACTGAAGAAGAGTTTTGTTACACACAGTtctaaatgcatggaatagccgacCAGGTGAAGTAGCAGGATCTGAAACACATGTTTAAACGTGGTGTGCTAacaacggctgagccttgaccaGCCTTTTCTCACCATGCCCTTCACAGCGTCCACCTCGCAGGTCAGGCTCTGGATCTGCCTCCGAGACTCATTGGCTTCCTGTTTGGCCTGGCGCAGGGCCTCTCCGTTCCGATTGGCTGAGTCAGTCAGGTCTGCAAACTGGAAGCACAGGCAGCAGTGAAACACTATCAGTGAAGCAGCTGTCATAACTGACTGAGGAGCTCACAAGAGCGGCAACAGGGGTCAGTAACGATCTCCAGGTCATCGCCGCTGCTGACGGTATTAAAGTGCATGCTCTGGTGTAAAAgggcattgtgtgtgttttttatgggTCTTGGATGCAGTTGTAAAGCATGTTTGTCTGAAGAAAGGATGCGTTTGATCTCTTTGTAGCtgtatgcactgtgtgtgttttgactgTGTCGGGTGATTAATAAAACACTGGTAATGGACGGTGGTATTTGTCTGTTTACTTTCAAGTTACTTGAGCAAAAGTGTAAGTagttacagtttacattttactcAGATAATGTTTTCGGTTTGGTCACGCTGCAgttgaaatattctttgaagatgcAGCTGTGGAACCCCCTCTGACTCTCTTCCAGCAGGATGATGTGAGAAGCGCGTTCATGCGACATGCAGGGTTTCACTAGCACTGTGAAGAGCTTTCTCATCGCCACATTGTGCATTAGCCAGAGTGGttctcttttaaaatgaactacgtttttttttttcataaaaaatgtaatctgttaccACATTTCGTTACCTACCTGAAAAAGGAATCATTACAGTATTTGAATTACTGAAAAATATAATCAGATTGCAAAAAAGTGTAATCAGATTACAGGAACGCGTTACAtgtgtcagtctgtgtctgtgtgccgTGTGCCGTGCCgtctgtgtgtgctgtatgtAAGCCAGTCTCTCACCTTGGACTTGTACCACTCCTCGGACTCCTGCATGTTCTTGGCGGCGATGTTCTCGTATTGCGCCCGGATGTCCCGCAGAGCCCCCGTCAGGTCAGGTTTGTACGAGTCCACCTCCACCTGCAGCTGCTGGGTCTGCACACTCACCTGCACCTCCTGGATCTCCTGCAGGGACACGGGGGAGAGCTGACCAGCACTGCGCCATTCACCTCAATACCATACACATCATTCAATACCATTCATCTCACTAGCATACAGAACCACGTCTTCAAATACCATACAACAGCAATCCCAATGCAGTGCCATACCCCATCACACCCCCTAAATACACCGCAATGGAAAGCTTTATTAGGGAGTAGCTTCAATTGTCTTTGGAAGGGCTGTTTCACATTCCTCTTTCTATTTCCCGGTGTGTGCAACAATTGTGCATTAAtcaaacactaacaaacagtaacaaacGAAACCAGCCGGGTATTAATACTAGCAGAGAGAAACAGAGGATACTTCTCATGAGTGATATAACCACAGCGCTTCATGcagcattctgtttatataaccaGGGTGATTATGGAAAGGGAACCCTGTTTAAACCTCATCAACCGAATCCAGAGAATGGCTTTCCTTCGCTCAGACTCCACCCCTGCTTAGCAACGTAACTGGGAGCCGTTTCATTTGCTCATTCTGTCGTTGGATTTGAGATTCCAGAACGAGACTCAGGAGCCCAGGATATGAAAAGGTTATTCGATGGCAGATCTCTCAGCGGTTGTTGTGTAATAGAGGACAACCCCCATACATTCATGCAGTGATTCCACGAACGAGGGGCATCCTCATGAGCGCTTCTTGCCGGGGGGGGTCAGGGGCCGCCACTCACCTCATCGTGCATTTTCTTGAGGAACGCAATTTCGTCCAACAGAGACTCAATTTTCCTCTCCAGCTCCAGACGGGACAGCGTGGCATCATCCACGTCCTGCAGGATCAAAGACAGGGGTCACAAACAGGGAGAGGGCAGGATAGGGGTGAGGGGGTTGAATGGGCTACCTggtcatgctgttgaggcagaatcagtgggatcctttaagacccgacttgacacagttctgagatcaatcagctcctAGAACCGGAgaatgggccgaatggtctcctctcgttcgtaaatgttcttatgttctgatagCCATAGTGATATTATCTGGAGCTCGCTTActgactcccattatattctggaTGGTACTTTTCACTATGATGAGATCTCAGGACCTTCTCTACTATAGGATCTGAATGATGCCGGACTCAGTGTTAGAGATGCAGACACTGAAATGACTATTTGTACTTGGCTTTTGTTCACTGGTTATATACATGCAGTTTGTGCTGTATTGCTGTGAGCGTGtacagtgtgaagcagctcacagggctgtgctgtattgctgtgaGCGTGtacagtgtgaagcagctcacagggctgtgctgtattgctgtgaGAGTGtacagtgtgaagcagctcacagggctgtgctgtattgctgtgaGCGTGtacagtgtgaagcagctcacagggctgtgctgtattgctgtgaGTGTGtacagtgtgaagcagctcacAGGGCTGTGATGCTCACCTTGCGGAACAGGACCAGGTTATTCTCAGCTTCTAGTCTCTTCTGAGCTTCGTCCTCCAGCCTGGgtaacacacagacaggacacAGTGTTACAGATATACAGACACACCTGCCACAGTATCAGGGAGCTCTGATCAGGGAAGGGAGTGAAAATACACCTTCCTTTCTCTCTAAACACTGTAACTGCAACCGACCAGATCTTTATTGCCCCAAATgtacctgaaaacacaaggtGTATTCCCTCTACCTGCCAGTAGGTGTCACTGTTCAATCATTTGCCAGTAACACTTTTACTGTTGACCTGTAGAGCTGGAActgattttccaaaaaaaaaaaaaactgaaaatggcaCATTACTTTAAAGATTCAGAGCTGAAATGTACAGGGCAAAGTTCTTTAActtctcattttttttaatggtgttgcTTTCAACTATTTCATGTCTCCCCTTCTGTCTTTTCCTTTCTCTTGTTCTGCTTTGCCCCACCCCTGACATCTTTAACTGGGATTGGTGAGAAGTGATCCTCATTGGAATTGCAGATCCATGACCCCCTGAGTCCCTCTCTTCAGAAGGGAACACAAAGCTCACAAAGCCTGTCCTCCCAAGAGCCTTTATTCCACAATCCGCTGCTTTCAGCTTCCCCCACAACCCCAGAGCGCTAGAGACACCACTAGAGCAATGCACACAGGCTGTGGAAAAACCGCTGTAACTGCAGAGAAGCAGCTCAGAGCAGTGGACAACACATAATACCTATCAACACCCATAAACACCCATGAACTCCCATGAACTCCcatcaacacccttcaacacccACCAACACCCAAAACACTCTTCAACACCAACACCCGTCAACACCCATCAACACCCATCAAC includes these proteins:
- the LOC121309054 gene encoding peripherin-like translates to LEDEAQKRLEAENNLVLFRKDVDDATLSRLELERKIESLLDEIAFLKKMHDEEIQEVQVSVQTQQLQVEVDSYKPDLTGALRDIRAQYENIAAKNMQESEEWYKSKFADLTDSANRNGEALRQAKQEANESRRQIQSLTCEVDAVKGMNEALLRQMREMEEQFSVEAVGYQENVSRLEQEIRHLKEEMSRHLREYQDLLNVKMALDIEIATYRKLLEGEESRITIPVHSMPSVSFRSTDYDHGQDSHSKRTVMIKTIETRDDEVVKESRKEQQCEQDE